A window from Brachyhypopomus gauderio isolate BG-103 chromosome 6, BGAUD_0.2, whole genome shotgun sequence encodes these proteins:
- the gdf6b gene encoding growth/differentiation factor 6-B isoform X1, with product MHARRSPRLFFTFLLQYLCLHTIHFSIAPNCIADAKVVTDGQRPPIYVKDALSVPPLSRRKHLPRALKNSAEPHDYMLSIYKTFSAAEKLGLNASFFRASKAANTITSFVDNGQDNPLNAPLWKQKYLFDVSTLSDKVELLGAELRIYTKVSASFQASETGPVEIQLYSCQSHRLLNSKTLDLEDSQKPRWEVLDVWDIFTDRHLHTQGQHFCLELMAALDNPEREADLHHLGFHRHGRPQQKKAILVVFTRSKKRQSLFHERREKIKLSYPDRAETEKGPRPKPWRRRRATSGGRHGRRHGKRSKPRCSKKTLHVNFRDLGWDDWVIAPLEYEAYHCEGVCDFPLRSHLEPTNHAIIQTLMNSMDPGNMPPSCCVPSKLSPISILYTDAGNNVVYKQYEDMVVESCGCR from the exons ATGCACGCACGCCGATCACCAagattattttttacttttctgTTGCAATATCTGTGTCTTCACACTATTCACTTTTCAATTGCCCCAAATTGCATAGCAGATGCCAAGGTTGTCACTGACGGCCAAAGACCGCCGATCTACGTTAAAGATGCGCTTTCAGTACCACCGTTATCCAGAAGAAAACATTTGCCACGAGCGCTAAAAAACTCAGCTGAACCACATGACTATATGCTTTCTATTTATAAGACGTTTTCTGCCGCAGAGAAGTTGGGACTGAATGCAAGTTTTTTCCGTGCGTCTAAAGCTGCAAATACAATTACGAGTTTTGTGGATAATGGGCAAG ATAACCCTTTGAATGCTCCGCTGTGGAAACAGAAATATTTGTTTGATGTGTCAACTCTCTCTGATAAAGTGGAACTGCTGGGGGCTGAATTGAGAATATACACAAAAGTCTCCGCAAGCTTCCAAGCATCAGAAACGGGTCCCGTGGAGATTCAACTCTATTCCTGCCAGTCCCACAGACTTCTAAACTCCAAGACTCTAGACTTGGAGGACTCTCAGAAACCAAGATGGGAGGTTCTAGATGTGTGGGACATTTTTACTGACcggcacctgcacacacaaggGCAACACTTCTGTCTGGAGCTTATGGCCGCTCTCGACAACCCTGAGAGGGAAGCAGACTTGCATCATCTTGGATTTCACAGGCACGGTCGGCCGCAGCAAAAGAAAGCCATCCTGGTGGTCTTCACCAGGTCGAAGAAGAGGCAAAGCCTGTTCCATGAGAGGAGGGAGAAAATCAAACTGTCGTACCCAGACCGGGCCGAAACGGAGAAAGGTCCTCGGCCCAAACCCTGGAGGAGGCGGCGTGCGACGTCTGGTGGACGTCACGGCAGGCGGCACGGCAAGAGGTCTAAGCCCAGATGCAGCAAGAAGACGCTGCACGTGAACTTCAGGGACCTGGGCTGGGACGACTGGGTGATCGCGCCCCTAGAGTATGAGGCGTACCACTGCGAGGGCGTGTGCGACTTCCCCCTCCGCTCCCACCTGGAGCCCACCAACCATGCCATCATCCAGACGCTGATGAACTCCATGGACCCCGGTAACATGCCACCCAGCTGCTGCGTGCCATCCAAACTCAGTCCCATCAGCATTCTGTACACCGACGCCGGCAACAACGTGGTGTACAAGCAGTACGAGGACATGGTGGTGGAGTCGTGCGGGTGCAGGTGA
- the gdf6b gene encoding growth/differentiation factor 6-B isoform X2 translates to MSGGSCVGNLFNPRPFHPTAEKLGLNASFFRASKAANTITSFVDNGQDNPLNAPLWKQKYLFDVSTLSDKVELLGAELRIYTKVSASFQASETGPVEIQLYSCQSHRLLNSKTLDLEDSQKPRWEVLDVWDIFTDRHLHTQGQHFCLELMAALDNPEREADLHHLGFHRHGRPQQKKAILVVFTRSKKRQSLFHERREKIKLSYPDRAETEKGPRPKPWRRRRATSGGRHGRRHGKRSKPRCSKKTLHVNFRDLGWDDWVIAPLEYEAYHCEGVCDFPLRSHLEPTNHAIIQTLMNSMDPGNMPPSCCVPSKLSPISILYTDAGNNVVYKQYEDMVVESCGCR, encoded by the exons ATGTCTGGCGGATCTTGTGTTGGAAATCTTTTCAACCCTCGACCTTTTCATCCCACAGCAG AGAAGTTGGGACTGAATGCAAGTTTTTTCCGTGCGTCTAAAGCTGCAAATACAATTACGAGTTTTGTGGATAATGGGCAAG ATAACCCTTTGAATGCTCCGCTGTGGAAACAGAAATATTTGTTTGATGTGTCAACTCTCTCTGATAAAGTGGAACTGCTGGGGGCTGAATTGAGAATATACACAAAAGTCTCCGCAAGCTTCCAAGCATCAGAAACGGGTCCCGTGGAGATTCAACTCTATTCCTGCCAGTCCCACAGACTTCTAAACTCCAAGACTCTAGACTTGGAGGACTCTCAGAAACCAAGATGGGAGGTTCTAGATGTGTGGGACATTTTTACTGACcggcacctgcacacacaaggGCAACACTTCTGTCTGGAGCTTATGGCCGCTCTCGACAACCCTGAGAGGGAAGCAGACTTGCATCATCTTGGATTTCACAGGCACGGTCGGCCGCAGCAAAAGAAAGCCATCCTGGTGGTCTTCACCAGGTCGAAGAAGAGGCAAAGCCTGTTCCATGAGAGGAGGGAGAAAATCAAACTGTCGTACCCAGACCGGGCCGAAACGGAGAAAGGTCCTCGGCCCAAACCCTGGAGGAGGCGGCGTGCGACGTCTGGTGGACGTCACGGCAGGCGGCACGGCAAGAGGTCTAAGCCCAGATGCAGCAAGAAGACGCTGCACGTGAACTTCAGGGACCTGGGCTGGGACGACTGGGTGATCGCGCCCCTAGAGTATGAGGCGTACCACTGCGAGGGCGTGTGCGACTTCCCCCTCCGCTCCCACCTGGAGCCCACCAACCATGCCATCATCCAGACGCTGATGAACTCCATGGACCCCGGTAACATGCCACCCAGCTGCTGCGTGCCATCCAAACTCAGTCCCATCAGCATTCTGTACACCGACGCCGGCAACAACGTGGTGTACAAGCAGTACGAGGACATGGTGGTGGAGTCGTGCGGGTGCAGGTGA